A single window of Methylacidimicrobium sp. AP8 DNA harbors:
- a CDS encoding DNA topoisomerase III, giving the protein MAKTLIIAEKPSVAADLASAIGGFSQGRQDVYENDRYVISSAIGHLVELCRPGEMDEKHKEWSLEHLPILPSSFRLRPIPQTKRRLDLLLQLLRRSDVERIINACDAGREGELIFRYLIEYARVRKPVDRLWLQSMTPEAIRQALSRLRPQEEMEPLAQAALCRSESDWLIGINATRALTGIHSRPGGFVLTPVGRVQTPTLAIVVQRDREIQDFRPRNYWELHATFQADAHSYTGRWFDPGISASGRRGDSSEERPERIWDEARARAIREKCLGKSGSVSEERKAVLQSPPPLFDLTSLQREANGRFGFSAKRTLQIAQALYEVHKVLTYPRTDSRHLPEDFPATVRGVIEKLVGLWGGAARAILENGWIRPNRRIFDNAKVSDHFAIIPTGTLPGGLDPAERRIYDLVCKRFLAVFYPQARFESLTRITVVEGESFRTEGKILRDPGWLSVYGREAAEEMGAEPDANLAPLPPGASARAEAVEVVTLSTKPPPHFTEATLLSAMENAGKLVEEEQLREAMAKKGLGTPATRAAIIDGLVEEEYLRREGRELLATPKAFALFDLLQAAGIPVLSSPEMTGDWEWKLQQIERGSFTRPRFMEEIRRLTRQIVDQARRFGSADAYVKPMEVQAPDGSPLVETLYDYRSAEGFRIPKFLAGRPLSREEVAVLLREGEIGPLSGFRSRSGRPFSARLKLGPDGKVAFVFAEEGSEEDPPRIIDPEPLGSCPVDGGGVVETAAAYACEHALKESPSCSFRIGKQILGRPISRAEIAQLLRDRKTGLLSGFLSRKTKRRFSAFLELKDGGKIGFTFAKRAPAAALEAGSPASAGSNKRAPARAKKTPEKKPSRRASGKNDKK; this is encoded by the coding sequence ATGGCTAAGACCCTGATCATTGCCGAAAAGCCGAGCGTGGCCGCCGATCTCGCCTCGGCCATCGGCGGATTTTCCCAGGGACGCCAGGACGTCTACGAGAACGACCGCTATGTCATCTCCTCGGCGATCGGCCATCTGGTCGAGCTCTGCAGGCCGGGCGAGATGGACGAGAAGCACAAGGAGTGGTCGCTCGAGCATCTCCCGATCCTCCCTTCTTCCTTCCGGCTGCGCCCGATCCCCCAGACCAAGCGGCGGCTCGATCTGCTTCTCCAGCTGCTCCGGCGCAGCGATGTCGAGCGGATTATCAACGCCTGCGACGCGGGGAGGGAGGGCGAGCTCATCTTCCGCTACTTGATCGAGTACGCCCGCGTCCGGAAGCCGGTAGACCGTCTCTGGCTCCAATCGATGACGCCGGAGGCGATCCGTCAAGCCCTGAGCCGCCTTCGTCCCCAAGAGGAGATGGAGCCTCTGGCCCAGGCGGCCCTCTGCCGCTCCGAAAGCGACTGGCTGATCGGGATCAACGCAACCCGAGCGCTGACCGGCATCCACTCGAGGCCGGGCGGCTTCGTCCTTACCCCGGTCGGCCGGGTGCAGACGCCGACGCTGGCGATCGTCGTCCAGCGGGACCGGGAGATCCAGGATTTCCGCCCCCGCAACTACTGGGAGCTGCACGCTACCTTCCAGGCGGACGCCCACTCCTACACCGGCCGCTGGTTCGATCCCGGGATCTCCGCCTCCGGCCGGCGAGGCGACTCCTCGGAAGAGAGGCCCGAGCGAATCTGGGATGAGGCGCGGGCCCGGGCGATCCGGGAGAAGTGCCTCGGGAAAAGCGGCTCCGTCAGCGAGGAGCGGAAGGCCGTCCTGCAATCTCCTCCGCCCCTCTTCGACCTGACCTCCCTCCAGCGGGAAGCGAACGGACGCTTCGGCTTCAGCGCCAAGCGGACCCTGCAGATCGCTCAGGCCCTCTACGAAGTCCACAAAGTCCTCACCTATCCGAGAACCGATTCCCGCCACCTTCCCGAAGACTTCCCGGCGACCGTCCGCGGCGTAATCGAAAAGCTCGTAGGGCTTTGGGGTGGCGCGGCCCGGGCGATTCTCGAGAACGGCTGGATCCGTCCCAACAGGCGGATCTTCGATAACGCCAAGGTCTCCGATCACTTCGCGATCATCCCGACGGGCACCCTGCCCGGCGGCCTGGATCCGGCCGAGCGGCGGATCTACGACCTGGTCTGCAAGCGCTTCCTGGCCGTGTTCTATCCCCAGGCCCGCTTCGAATCGCTCACCCGGATCACGGTGGTCGAAGGAGAGAGCTTCCGGACCGAAGGGAAGATCCTCCGCGATCCCGGTTGGCTTTCCGTCTACGGGAGAGAGGCGGCGGAGGAGATGGGAGCGGAGCCAGACGCGAACCTCGCCCCCCTTCCTCCCGGGGCGAGCGCACGCGCGGAAGCCGTCGAAGTCGTCACGCTCTCGACCAAGCCGCCGCCTCACTTCACCGAAGCGACCCTCCTCTCGGCCATGGAGAATGCCGGAAAGCTCGTGGAAGAGGAGCAGCTCCGGGAGGCGATGGCCAAGAAGGGGCTCGGCACGCCCGCCACCCGGGCGGCCATCATCGACGGCCTCGTTGAGGAAGAGTACCTTCGCCGCGAGGGGCGGGAGCTTCTGGCCACGCCGAAGGCCTTTGCGCTCTTCGACCTGCTGCAGGCCGCGGGAATCCCCGTGCTCTCCTCCCCGGAGATGACGGGCGACTGGGAATGGAAGCTCCAGCAGATCGAGCGGGGATCCTTCACCCGGCCTCGCTTCATGGAAGAGATCCGCCGGCTGACCCGCCAGATCGTCGACCAGGCACGCCGCTTCGGCTCGGCCGACGCCTACGTCAAGCCGATGGAGGTCCAGGCTCCGGACGGCTCCCCTCTCGTGGAGACTCTCTATGACTACCGTTCGGCCGAAGGCTTCCGGATTCCGAAGTTTCTGGCCGGCCGGCCTCTTTCCCGGGAGGAGGTGGCCGTGCTCCTGAGAGAGGGAGAGATCGGCCCCCTCTCGGGCTTTCGCAGCCGCTCGGGCCGGCCTTTTTCGGCTCGGCTCAAGCTCGGCCCCGACGGCAAGGTCGCCTTCGTCTTCGCCGAAGAGGGCTCCGAGGAAGATCCCCCGCGGATCATCGATCCGGAACCCCTCGGCTCCTGTCCGGTCGACGGCGGCGGCGTGGTCGAGACCGCCGCCGCCTACGCCTGCGAGCACGCCCTCAAGGAAAGTCCGAGCTGCTCGTTCCGGATCGGAAAGCAGATCCTCGGTCGGCCGATTTCCCGCGCCGAGATCGCCCAGCTGCTGCGCGACCGGAAGACCGGACTGCTCTCGGGCTTTCTCTCCCGGAAGACCAAGCGCCGCTTCTCGGCTTTCCTGGAGCTCAAGGACGGGGGAAAGATCGGCTTCACGTTCGCAAAGCGGGCGCCCGCCGCCGCACTGGAGGCGGGCTCCCCCGCTTCGGCCGGCAGCAACAAGCGAGCGCCCGCCCGTGCCAAGAAGACCCCGGAGAAGAAGCCCTCCCGCCGGGCGTCCGGGAAGAACGACAAAAAGTAG
- the dprA gene encoding DNA-processing protein DprA, with the protein MTHREAALLLHLLPGIGPARARRLTQAFGSTEAVFTAKEAELARLPGIGPKLAAEIVRADPARAQKEAARCRDQGIALLFLGEPGYPEALAEIPDPPLLLYLRGKRPERWLRGVAVVGSRRTSVYGIEAARRLSYQLAYSGIPVISGLARGIDTAAHMGALAAQGTTWAVLGSGIDRLYPPENEALARRIEQSGCLLSELPLGTAPARHTFPQRNRILSGLSSGVLVVEAPSASGALLTAQCALEQGRQVFAVPGRIDNPLAAGSNRLIQQGAKLVMDAGDIASELALWLPSVPATGERPLPSSLSEEERAVFTALGLEESPFDAIVARTGLPSPTVSSTLLRLELKRLVRRLPGNVFVRVA; encoded by the coding sequence ATGACCCATCGCGAAGCGGCGCTTCTCCTTCACCTCCTACCGGGAATCGGGCCGGCCCGGGCGCGCCGCCTCACCCAAGCCTTCGGCTCCACCGAAGCCGTCTTCACCGCCAAAGAAGCCGAACTGGCTCGCCTGCCGGGGATCGGACCCAAGCTCGCCGCGGAAATCGTCCGCGCCGATCCCGCCAGGGCGCAAAAGGAGGCCGCCCGGTGCCGGGACCAGGGGATTGCGCTCCTCTTCCTCGGAGAGCCCGGCTATCCCGAGGCGCTCGCCGAGATCCCCGATCCGCCCCTCCTGCTCTATCTGCGCGGCAAGCGGCCCGAGCGCTGGCTGCGCGGGGTGGCCGTCGTAGGATCGCGCCGCACGAGCGTCTACGGGATCGAAGCGGCCCGCCGGCTCTCCTACCAGCTCGCCTACTCCGGCATTCCGGTGATTTCCGGTCTGGCGCGCGGCATCGACACCGCCGCCCACATGGGGGCCTTGGCCGCTCAGGGGACGACCTGGGCCGTCCTCGGCTCCGGGATCGATCGCCTCTACCCGCCGGAAAACGAGGCGCTGGCCCGGCGGATCGAGCAGTCCGGTTGCCTTTTGAGCGAGCTCCCGCTCGGGACCGCCCCCGCGCGCCACACCTTCCCGCAGCGCAACCGGATCCTCAGCGGCCTCTCGTCCGGGGTGCTCGTGGTCGAAGCGCCGAGCGCCAGCGGCGCTCTTTTGACCGCACAGTGCGCCCTCGAGCAGGGGCGCCAGGTTTTCGCCGTTCCGGGACGGATCGACAACCCCCTGGCCGCCGGCTCCAACCGGCTCATCCAGCAAGGAGCCAAGCTCGTGATGGACGCCGGGGACATCGCATCGGAGCTGGCGCTCTGGCTCCCTTCGGTCCCTGCGACCGGGGAGCGGCCGCTCCCCTCCTCTCTGTCCGAGGAAGAGCGCGCGGTCTTTACCGCTCTCGGCCTGGAGGAAAGCCCTTTCGATGCGATCGTCGCGAGAACGGGTTTGCCATCGCCCACCGTCTCTTCTACGTTGCTCCGACTCGAGTTGAAGCGGCTCGTCCGTCGTCTTCCGGGCAACGTCTTCGTGCGCGTCGCTTAG
- the aroB gene encoding 3-dehydroquinate synthase, giving the protein MNPIRSLTVSAASRSYPVRIGNGLLETIGQRLSSDYDFSARVALVADARLSFYAEAVLASLSEAGFDPVVLWVPSGESSKSLEQLGRLLEAMAEHRIDRQGAVLALGGGVVGDLAGLAASIFLRGIALFHLPTTVLSMVDSAIGGKTGVNLPQGKNLVGTFYQPWEVFADLRTLATLPEREIRAGLAEVIKYGMIVDPSLLARLEESPLDWQELVGRSAEIKAAVIREDERETRGRRAILNFGHTAGHALEAALAYETLVHGEAVALGMRVAVRLSQRICGLPESAGALLDRLLLRHGLPRILPGVSRVRIREALQADKKRERGINHWVLLRALGDPLVCRVPEEEVERALGLILDPPE; this is encoded by the coding sequence ATGAATCCCATCCGCTCTCTCACCGTCTCGGCCGCCAGCCGCTCCTATCCGGTCCGGATCGGCAACGGCCTTTTGGAGACGATCGGGCAGCGGCTCTCCTCCGACTACGACTTTAGCGCGCGCGTCGCGCTCGTCGCCGACGCCCGTCTCTCCTTCTATGCGGAAGCGGTTCTGGCTTCGCTCTCGGAGGCGGGCTTCGATCCGGTGGTCCTCTGGGTTCCATCCGGAGAAAGCTCGAAAAGCCTGGAACAGCTCGGCCGGCTCCTGGAAGCGATGGCCGAGCACCGGATCGACCGACAGGGAGCCGTGCTCGCCTTGGGTGGAGGGGTGGTCGGCGATCTCGCAGGCTTGGCGGCTTCGATCTTCCTCCGGGGGATCGCGCTCTTCCATCTGCCGACGACCGTTCTCTCCATGGTGGACAGCGCGATCGGAGGGAAGACCGGCGTCAACCTTCCGCAAGGAAAGAACCTGGTGGGAACCTTCTACCAGCCTTGGGAGGTCTTCGCCGATCTGCGGACGCTCGCGACCCTGCCGGAGCGGGAGATCCGTGCGGGCCTGGCCGAGGTGATCAAATACGGCATGATCGTCGATCCCTCCCTCCTTGCGCGCCTGGAGGAGAGCCCGCTCGATTGGCAGGAGCTCGTCGGACGCTCGGCGGAAATTAAGGCGGCGGTCATCCGTGAGGATGAACGGGAGACCCGCGGGCGGCGCGCGATCCTCAACTTCGGCCATACGGCCGGCCACGCCCTCGAAGCCGCCCTGGCCTACGAGACGCTCGTCCATGGGGAAGCGGTCGCGCTCGGCATGCGGGTGGCGGTCCGCCTCTCCCAGCGGATCTGCGGGCTTCCGGAATCGGCTGGGGCTCTCCTCGACCGCTTGCTCCTCCGCCACGGCCTTCCCCGGATTCTGCCGGGCGTCTCCCGGGTCCGGATTCGGGAGGCGCTCCAGGCCGACAAGAAGCGGGAGCGGGGGATCAATCACTGGGTGCTGCTTCGCGCACTGGGCGATCCGCTCGTTTGCCGAGTCCCCGAGGAGGAAGTCGAGCGGGCGCTCGGCCTCATCCTCGATCCGCCGGAATGA
- the dnaE gene encoding DNA polymerase III subunit alpha — protein sequence MASSDFVHLHVHSDYSLLDATCRIPGLALAAREAGMPAVALTDHGNLFGAIEFYKACRSAGITPILGYEAYLARESRFSRKGGRSETSHLTILVRNEEGYRNLLRLATFAYLEGFYYKPRIDKELLREHGKGLIGLSGCLKGEVAQHLLEGDRDGARRTIETLAACFEPGCFYLEIQNHGLPGEDIVRAGLAQLSRETGHPLVATNDVHYLRKEDAAAHDALLCIGTGARLTDSDRKRYGAAEFYFKSAEEMASLFPDHPEALANTVRIAESCRLEIALGGNRYPSFTPPAGRSEAEFLRELCEKGLAARYGNPSEELRRRLDYELGVIEKTGFVSYFLIVWDFIDYAKRRGIPVGPGRGSAAGSLVAYALGITDIDPIRYGLVFERFLNPERISPPDIDIDFCYNRRPEVIEYVRKKYGTGSVAQIITFGTLGAKMAVRDVARVLGLSYGQADRLAKMIPADPAMTLERALRESADLRFENEHDADAREVLRLAGCLEGLTRQPGVHAAGVVIAPGDLVEFVPLARGEQGETVTQWSMEPLAEIGLLKMDFLGLKTLTVIADALAAIREHTGLSLEPGSIPLDDAPTYELLSAGKTVGIFQLESPGMLDLCRRLKPRNIEDVIALVALYRPGPMENIPAYADRKLGKIPIEYAHPLLEPILKDTYGVMIYQEQVMQAASVLAGYSLGEADLLRRAMGKKKPEEMRLHRDLFVRGCREKNGIPEEQAGRIFDTLEKFAGYGFNKAHSACYGLLAYQTAYLKAHYPVYFLSALLSNEMGDTDKIASLVAEAGRLGIPIFGPDVNRSEARFTVEGGGIRWGLAAIKNVGVGVAESLVAARKQKSFSSLADLCLRVTGRTLNHKVLESLIQAGACDGFGRSRAQLCSEIDLALASAAAAARERAEGQGSLFDLVSVPAPPKKEADLPEFPASQKLRFEKELLGVYLSGHPVEEYQSQLRPFRATEISALPALADATPVRLAGILTRVEVRVSSRDKRPFARLQIEDATGSVEAIVFPDLYTSLSKGWEPGEIAILAGTVSRRDNGVSVRATELLSLPEARERLVEAVLLHISLDRWSAERWQGLAAILRSRPGKVAVRLRCRRADGAFVEIEPSRKFFVEVTAPLLSALEQALGPEAVELLVSGRIPTRVGSRRRNREEQPRTSSRSLSPSSLPSPA from the coding sequence ATGGCCTCTTCCGATTTTGTTCATCTCCACGTCCATTCCGACTACAGCCTGCTCGACGCCACCTGCCGGATCCCTGGGCTGGCGCTGGCCGCCCGCGAGGCGGGCATGCCGGCGGTCGCCTTGACGGACCATGGCAACCTATTCGGCGCCATCGAATTCTACAAGGCCTGCCGGTCGGCCGGGATCACGCCGATCCTCGGATACGAAGCCTATCTGGCTCGGGAGAGCCGCTTTTCCCGGAAGGGCGGCCGATCCGAAACGAGCCACTTGACCATCCTGGTCCGGAACGAGGAGGGATACCGCAACCTGCTCCGCCTGGCGACCTTCGCCTACTTGGAAGGCTTCTACTACAAGCCGCGCATCGACAAGGAGCTTCTGCGCGAGCACGGCAAAGGGCTGATCGGATTGAGCGGCTGCCTGAAGGGCGAGGTGGCGCAGCACCTGCTCGAGGGGGACCGCGACGGCGCCCGGCGCACGATCGAGACTCTCGCCGCCTGCTTCGAGCCCGGCTGTTTCTACCTCGAAATCCAAAACCACGGGCTTCCCGGGGAGGATATCGTCCGGGCAGGGCTCGCACAGCTCTCCCGCGAGACGGGCCATCCTCTCGTCGCCACCAACGACGTCCACTACCTCCGTAAGGAGGACGCCGCCGCCCACGACGCCCTCCTCTGCATCGGGACCGGCGCCCGCCTGACCGACAGCGATCGCAAGCGGTACGGCGCCGCCGAGTTCTACTTCAAGTCGGCCGAGGAGATGGCCTCGCTCTTCCCCGACCACCCCGAAGCCTTGGCCAACACGGTCCGGATCGCCGAAAGCTGCCGTCTGGAGATCGCCCTCGGAGGCAACCGGTACCCCTCCTTCACCCCGCCCGCCGGCCGGAGCGAGGCCGAGTTCCTGCGGGAGCTCTGCGAGAAGGGCCTGGCGGCTCGCTACGGGAACCCGAGCGAGGAGCTGCGGCGGCGGCTCGACTACGAGCTGGGAGTGATCGAGAAGACCGGATTCGTCAGCTACTTTCTCATCGTTTGGGACTTCATCGATTACGCCAAGAGGCGGGGGATCCCCGTCGGACCGGGCCGCGGAAGCGCCGCCGGCAGCCTCGTCGCCTACGCGCTCGGGATCACCGACATCGACCCGATTCGCTATGGGCTTGTCTTCGAGCGGTTTCTCAATCCGGAACGGATCTCTCCGCCCGATATCGACATCGACTTCTGCTACAACCGGCGCCCGGAGGTGATCGAATACGTGCGGAAGAAGTACGGCACAGGGTCGGTAGCCCAGATCATCACCTTCGGCACGCTCGGCGCGAAGATGGCCGTGCGCGACGTCGCCCGCGTTCTCGGCCTCTCCTACGGGCAGGCCGACCGCTTGGCCAAGATGATTCCGGCCGATCCCGCGATGACCTTGGAGCGGGCGTTGCGGGAGAGCGCCGACCTTCGCTTCGAGAACGAGCATGACGCGGACGCCCGGGAGGTATTGCGGCTGGCGGGATGCCTGGAGGGCTTGACGCGCCAGCCGGGCGTGCATGCCGCCGGGGTGGTCATCGCCCCCGGCGACCTGGTCGAGTTCGTCCCGCTCGCCCGGGGGGAGCAGGGCGAAACGGTCACCCAGTGGTCGATGGAGCCGCTGGCCGAGATCGGCCTTCTGAAGATGGACTTTCTCGGCCTCAAGACGCTCACGGTGATCGCCGATGCGCTCGCAGCGATCCGCGAGCACACCGGTCTCTCTCTGGAGCCCGGCTCGATCCCGCTCGACGACGCTCCCACCTACGAACTGCTTTCCGCCGGGAAGACCGTGGGGATCTTCCAGCTCGAATCTCCGGGAATGCTCGATCTCTGCCGCCGGCTCAAGCCGCGCAACATCGAGGACGTGATCGCGCTGGTGGCCCTGTACCGCCCGGGGCCGATGGAGAACATTCCGGCCTACGCCGACCGGAAGCTCGGCAAGATCCCCATCGAGTATGCGCACCCCCTCCTCGAGCCGATCCTCAAGGATACCTACGGGGTGATGATCTACCAGGAGCAGGTCATGCAGGCGGCCAGCGTGCTTGCCGGGTACTCCTTAGGAGAAGCCGATCTCCTGCGGCGGGCCATGGGGAAGAAGAAACCCGAAGAGATGCGCCTGCACCGGGATCTCTTCGTCCGCGGCTGCCGGGAGAAGAACGGCATTCCCGAGGAGCAGGCCGGAAGGATCTTCGACACGCTTGAAAAGTTCGCGGGCTACGGCTTCAACAAGGCCCATAGCGCCTGCTACGGGCTCCTCGCCTACCAAACCGCTTACCTGAAAGCCCATTATCCGGTCTATTTTCTTAGCGCCCTGCTGTCCAACGAAATGGGAGACACCGACAAGATCGCCTCCCTGGTCGCCGAAGCGGGTCGGCTGGGTATCCCCATCTTCGGCCCGGACGTCAACCGCAGCGAAGCCCGCTTCACGGTCGAAGGCGGCGGCATCCGATGGGGCCTGGCGGCGATCAAGAACGTCGGCGTCGGAGTGGCGGAGAGCCTCGTTGCGGCTCGGAAGCAGAAGAGCTTTTCGTCCTTGGCCGATCTCTGCCTGCGCGTGACGGGCAGGACACTGAATCACAAGGTCCTGGAAAGCCTGATCCAGGCGGGAGCCTGCGACGGCTTCGGCCGCTCGCGTGCCCAGCTCTGCTCCGAAATCGATCTGGCCCTCGCCTCGGCGGCGGCGGCCGCCCGGGAGCGGGCCGAAGGGCAGGGCTCGCTCTTCGACCTCGTGTCCGTTCCGGCGCCCCCGAAAAAGGAGGCGGATCTTCCCGAGTTTCCTGCCTCCCAGAAGCTCCGCTTCGAGAAAGAACTTCTGGGCGTCTATCTTTCCGGCCATCCGGTCGAGGAATACCAGAGCCAGCTCCGGCCGTTCCGCGCGACCGAAATCAGCGCGCTCCCAGCCCTGGCCGACGCCACCCCCGTTCGGCTGGCCGGGATTCTGACGCGGGTCGAGGTGCGGGTCTCGAGCCGCGACAAGCGTCCCTTCGCCCGTCTCCAGATCGAAGATGCGACCGGTTCGGTCGAAGCGATCGTCTTTCCCGACCTCTACACCTCCCTTTCCAAAGGGTGGGAACCGGGCGAGATCGCGATCCTGGCCGGCACGGTCTCCCGGCGGGACAACGGGGTCAGCGTGCGGGCCACCGAGCTTCTCTCGCTGCCGGAGGCCCGGGAGCGTCTGGTGGAGGCCGTTCTTCTCCACATTTCCTTGGACCGGTGGTCGGCGGAGCGGTGGCAAGGGCTCGCCGCCATCCTCCGAAGCCGGCCGGGAAAGGTCGCCGTGCGCCTCCGCTGCCGGCGAGCCGACGGAGCCTTCGTCGAGATCGAGCCGTCCCGAAAGTTCTTCGTCGAGGTGACCGCGCCGCTCCTCTCCGCCCTCGAGCAGGCGCTGGGCCCGGAAGCGGTCGAGCTTCTCGTCTCCGGCCGGATTCCGACGCGCGTCGGGTCCCGCCGAAGAAACAGAGAAGAGCAGCCGCGCACCTCTTCTCGCTCCCTCTCTCCCTCTTCTCTCCCTTCTCCCGCATGA
- a CDS encoding ATP-dependent helicase, translating into MIDYEKLLNEEQRQAVTAPPGPILVVAGAGSGKTRALTYRVAYLLDNGVEPSRILLATFTNKAARQMLERVAQLIPHGIEAIWGGTFHHLAHRILRRHASLAGYDPSFTILDRSDSAELLSECYDELKLARCGLRFPRREGALEIFGLAANREIPLETLIAEEFPHFSEQTDRLVELARLYRRRKQKASAVDYDDLLSETVRLLREQETLRTEYQDRFHHILVDEYQDTSRLQADFIHLLASGHRQIMAVGDDAQSIYSWRGADIRNMLSFPERYPGSRTLYLRANYRSTPEILSLANAAIAANRFQFPKELAPVRKGLRLKPLVVCCPTANAQASFVASRIQELHREGIPWEEIAILYRAHFHALEIQLELTRTGIPFEITSGLRFFEQAHLKDVAAFLRLAVNPRDSVAFSRVVRMFPGIGEKTAGRLWEEFARKGDLASVVPPKSCGTAWQEWVKLHREISSPELRCRPGAQIEKVIETFYRTYLESQHADAAHRLEDLSQLVSFAAGFPDTESLLTQLTLLTNTDRAASREGVQLSTIHQAKGLEWQAVFVIMLADGLFPSGRSAESLMGEEEERRLFYVATTRARDRLFLVYPRYRASQYGENSLRPSRFLAEIPRELYTDLRPG; encoded by the coding sequence GTGATCGACTACGAAAAACTCCTCAACGAAGAGCAGCGCCAAGCGGTGACCGCGCCCCCGGGACCGATTCTGGTGGTGGCGGGGGCGGGCAGCGGGAAGACCCGGGCGCTCACCTACCGGGTCGCCTATCTTCTGGACAACGGTGTCGAGCCGTCCCGCATTCTGCTGGCCACCTTCACCAACAAGGCGGCCCGGCAGATGCTCGAACGGGTCGCCCAGCTGATTCCCCACGGGATCGAGGCGATCTGGGGCGGGACCTTCCACCACCTCGCCCACCGGATTCTGCGCCGTCATGCTTCCCTCGCCGGATACGATCCGAGCTTCACGATCCTCGACCGTTCCGACTCGGCGGAGCTTCTCTCCGAATGCTACGACGAGCTCAAGCTCGCCCGCTGCGGGCTTCGTTTCCCGCGGCGCGAAGGAGCGCTAGAGATCTTCGGGCTGGCCGCCAACCGGGAGATCCCGCTGGAGACCCTGATCGCCGAGGAGTTCCCCCACTTCTCCGAACAGACCGACCGGCTCGTCGAGCTTGCCCGCCTCTATCGAAGGCGGAAGCAGAAGGCTTCGGCGGTCGACTACGACGATCTGCTTTCGGAGACCGTCCGGCTGCTGCGGGAACAGGAGACGCTCCGCACCGAATACCAGGACCGCTTCCATCACATTCTGGTCGACGAGTACCAGGACACCAGCCGCCTGCAAGCCGACTTCATCCATCTCTTGGCCTCGGGCCACCGGCAGATCATGGCCGTCGGCGACGACGCGCAATCGATCTATTCCTGGCGCGGCGCCGACATCCGCAACATGCTTTCCTTCCCGGAGCGCTATCCCGGCTCCCGCACCCTCTACCTGCGGGCCAACTATCGCAGCACCCCGGAAATTCTTTCCCTGGCCAACGCGGCGATTGCGGCAAACCGCTTTCAGTTCCCGAAGGAGCTGGCCCCGGTGCGCAAAGGTTTGCGCCTCAAGCCCTTGGTCGTCTGCTGTCCGACGGCCAACGCCCAGGCTTCCTTCGTCGCTTCCCGGATCCAGGAACTGCACCGAGAAGGGATCCCTTGGGAAGAGATCGCGATCCTCTATCGCGCTCATTTCCATGCCCTCGAGATCCAGCTCGAGCTGACCCGGACGGGCATTCCCTTCGAAATCACCAGCGGTCTCCGCTTCTTCGAGCAGGCCCATTTGAAGGATGTTGCCGCCTTCCTGCGGCTGGCCGTCAATCCTCGCGACTCCGTTGCGTTTTCCCGAGTGGTCCGGATGTTTCCGGGCATCGGGGAGAAGACCGCCGGACGCCTTTGGGAAGAGTTTGCCCGCAAGGGCGATCTCGCCTCGGTCGTCCCGCCCAAGTCCTGCGGCACGGCATGGCAGGAGTGGGTCAAGCTCCACCGGGAGATCTCCTCGCCCGAGCTGCGATGCCGGCCCGGGGCGCAGATCGAGAAGGTGATCGAAACCTTCTACCGCACTTACCTCGAATCGCAGCATGCGGATGCCGCGCACCGGCTGGAAGACCTCTCTCAGCTCGTCTCCTTCGCCGCCGGATTCCCGGATACCGAAAGCCTGCTGACCCAGCTCACCCTCCTGACGAACACCGACCGCGCCGCCTCCCGGGAAGGGGTCCAGCTTTCCACCATTCACCAGGCCAAAGGCCTCGAGTGGCAGGCGGTCTTCGTGATCATGCTAGCCGACGGTCTCTTCCCTTCGGGCCGCTCGGCCGAATCCCTCATGGGGGAAGAAGAGGAACGCCGGCTTTTCTACGTGGCGACGACCCGTGCCCGGGACCGCCTCTTCCTCGTCTATCCGCGATACCGGGCGTCCCAATACGGCGAAAACTCGCTCCGCCCTTCCCGCTTTCTTGCGGAAATTCCCCGCGAGCTCTACACCGATCTCCGTCCCGGCTAG
- a CDS encoding 50S ribosomal protein L11 methyltransferase gives MNKPPVLWVWSRLASAKMADCWAERLRFLGEGRLALHQLAGRRTVRLEAYLPDQDMGHSLLDRYGGKLRTVPMAAPVSSEPAEPIRIGGKLWIVSEAEPGMPGEDPRRRSRRLLVIPAGTAFGTGRHATTGMILREMAALPGWAGSRVLDIGTGSGILALAARRLGAARIWALDTDPAALEVARRNEKANFPSSTIRWIQADLARWHARPPFDRIVANLFLMPLLQRAGRLAAWLSPDGILLVSGLLREQAPELIAAFEAKGLRLQGKKRKGKWMMLRFGASLHCQSTERPLA, from the coding sequence GTGAACAAACCGCCGGTCCTTTGGGTATGGAGTCGGCTGGCTTCCGCCAAGATGGCGGACTGCTGGGCCGAGCGTCTGCGCTTCCTTGGGGAAGGCAGGCTCGCCCTCCACCAGCTGGCCGGCCGCCGGACCGTCAGGCTGGAAGCCTATCTGCCCGACCAGGACATGGGCCACTCGCTTCTCGACCGCTACGGCGGGAAGCTCCGCACGGTCCCCATGGCGGCCCCGGTTTCTTCCGAGCCCGCCGAACCGATCCGTATCGGCGGAAAGCTCTGGATCGTGTCGGAGGCGGAACCCGGAATGCCGGGCGAGGATCCTCGCCGGCGCTCGCGGCGCCTGTTGGTCATCCCGGCCGGCACGGCTTTCGGCACAGGGAGGCACGCCACCACCGGGATGATCCTGAGGGAGATGGCGGCTCTCCCCGGCTGGGCGGGGAGCCGCGTGCTCGACATCGGAACCGGAAGCGGCATCCTGGCCCTGGCCGCCCGCCGGCTGGGAGCGGCCCGCATCTGGGCCTTGGATACCGATCCGGCTGCCCTGGAAGTCGCCCGCCGGAACGAGAAAGCCAACTTCCCATCGAGCACCATCCGCTGGATCCAAGCCGATTTGGCCCGTTGGCACGCCCGTCCGCCCTTCGACCGGATCGTCGCCAACCTCTTTCTCATGCCGCTGCTCCAAAGAGCCGGCCGTCTGGCGGCCTGGCTTTCTCCCGACGGTATCCTCCTGGTCAGCGGCCTCCTCCGGGAACAGGCTCCGGAGCTGATTGCGGCTTTCGAAGCAAAGGGCCTCCGCCTGCAAGGGAAAAAACGGAAGGGCAAATGGATGATGCTCCGCTTCGGCGCCTCGCTTCATTGTCAATCGACCGAGCGCCCGTTAGCTTGA